One genomic window of Etheostoma spectabile isolate EspeVRDwgs_2016 chromosome 7, UIUC_Espe_1.0, whole genome shotgun sequence includes the following:
- the lima1a gene encoding LOW QUALITY PROTEIN: LIM domain and actin-binding protein 1a (The sequence of the model RefSeq protein was modified relative to this genomic sequence to represent the inferred CDS: deleted 2 bases in 1 codon) produces MASAAPFSRRQWASQSLRVTAKEMSIVSARGKNNAIAERFSKYQMAAEEGNAEKKKAVVEPLPSTLRSGNLSVLKKRWEQQQQSSHRAPHQACSPADTQIHISQPTGSNPRPTSQIENQPDTLKNSTRQLSLDQHTEPKTQVHSETSSNQLQSAPPQHLSTMEEKPSRDSEWQEGAAAEVPDSERPSVPLNSLKMMFEKRENLTDEVSREQTSRGNDSNTANMDQLLGDGSLAESTPLRDRMALYQAAISKQEVIPTSVSSDQLDGFCGKQKENVPPCTLDLSPESEPNGRKGFTSESNGSASGTPPSSNQRDSSQPKTPKGFRLPVRETCVSCLKTVYPLERLVANQHVYHSSCFRCSHCNTKLSLVNYASLHNNVYCKPHFCQLFKAKGNYDEGFGHRPHKQLWDSKGDSGETSPQSNTSTKPTNQIPAPASDLDSPSVEDSPLAKVNVLMATMEALGQGSPEKSDRPTETRRLKISWPPKTELEDSSSHTGTATSSADEGSPSKPIRAKWPPEEDSLSSPPEQAKETPCLRRTSSLKERSMPFTLAGQAPAPEARSLAVDRQLSPEPSSMELQHCGQSTDSQTPTEDSCVDVHTSSGEEDQEGEMKTEHTPDDQPEEEEEEEEEEEKMEEVEEDEDVLEEEMAPLKQEETPTDISSPEGEVEASQSSQDVGFWESEEVEDKEEAVQQQQQDEEVLTVEEMIKRNRHYEDEEEEEDV; encoded by the exons GTTGTAGAACCTCTTCCCTCCACCCTGCGCAGCGGGAATCTGAGTGTTTTAAAGAAACGCTGGGAACAACAGCAGCAGTCCAGCCACAGAGCCCCACATCAGGCCTGCAGCCCTGCTGACACTCAGATCCACATCAGTCAGCCCACTGGCTCAAACCCTAGACCCACATCACAGATTGAGAACCAGCCAGACACCCTGAAAAACTCCACTAGACAACTCTCACTAGACCAGCATACCGAGCCTAAGACGCAGGTTCACTCGGAGACCAGCTCCAACCAGCTGCAGTCCGCTCCACCCCAGCATCTGAGCACCATGGAGGAGAAGCCCAGCAGAGACTCAGAGTGGCAGGAGGGAGCAGCAGCTGAAGTACCGGACTCTGAGAGGCCAAGTGTTCCCCTCAACAGCCTCAAGATGATGTTTGAGAAGCGAGAGAACCTGACCGACGAG GTGTCCAGAGAGCAAACGAGTAGAGGAAACGACAGTAATACTGCCAACATGGACCAGCTACTTGGAG ATGGAAGTCTTGCAGAGTCGACTCCCCTCCGGGACAGGATGGCCCTCTACCAAGCTGCCATCTCCAAACAGGAAGTAATCCCCACCTCCGTCAGT AGCGATCAGCTGGACGGGTTCTGTGGGAAACAGAAGGAGAACGTTCCTCCGTGCACTCTGGACCTG AGTCCAGAGTCTGAACCAAACGGCAGGAAAGGTTTCACCTCAGAGAGCAACG GCTCCGCTTCTGGCACGCCTCCATCCTCCAATCAGAGAGACTCTTCTCAGCCCAAGACTCCCAAA ggcTTCCGCCTGCCTGTGAGGGAGACCTGCGTGTCCTGTCTGAAGACGGTCTATCCTCTGGAGAGGCTGGTGGCCAATCAGCACGTCTACCACAGCTCCTGCTTCCGCTGCTCCCACTGCAACACCAAACTCAG TTTGGTGAACTACGCCTCCCTGCACAACAACGTCTACTGCAAGCCGCACTTCTGCCAGCTGTTCAAGGCCAAGGGCAACTACGACGAGGGCTTCGGCCACCGGCCCCACAAACAGCTGTGGGACAGCAAAGGGGACAGCGGCGAGACCTCCCCACAATCCAACACTTCGACCAAGCCAACGAACCAGATCCCGGCCCCGGCCTCAGACCTGGACAGCCCCAGTGTGGAGGACTCCCCGCTGGCTAAAGTCAATGTGCTGATGGCCACAATGGAGGCTCTGGGACAGGGATCACCGGAGAAGTCTGACAGACCCACTGAGACCCGCAGGCTCAAAATCTCCTGGCCACCAAAAACTGAGCTGGAGGATTCGAGCAGCCACACTGGCACCGCCACATCGAGCGCAGATGAGGGGTCCCCCAGTAAGCCAATTCGAGCCAAGTGGCCCCCAGAGGAGGACTCCCTCTCCTCACCCCCCGAACAGGCCAAAGAGACTCCCTGCCTGCGCCGCACCTCCTCCCTGAAGGAGCGCAGCATGCCCTTCACGCTGGCAGGACAAGCTCCTGCTCCTGAGGCCAGAAGTCTGGCTGTAGACAGGCAGCTCAGTCCTGAACCATCCAGCATGGAGCTGCAGCACTGCGGCCAGTCCACAGACAGCCAGACACCCACAGAGGACAGCTGTGTGGACGTCCACACCAGCTCTggggaggaggaccaggagggggAGATGAAGACTGAGCACACACCGGATGATCAgcctgaggaggaggaggaggaggaggag gaggaggagaagatggaggaggtggaagaagatgaagatgtGTTAGAGGAAGAGATGGCGCCTCTGAAACAGGAGGAGACACCGACAGACATCTCGTCTCCCGAAGGTGAGGTGGAGGCCAGCCAGTCGTCTCAGGATGTGGGCTTCTGGGAGAGCGAGGAGGTGGAGGACAAGGAGGAGgctgtgcagcagcagcagcaggacgaGGAGGTGCTGACGGTGGAGGAAATGATCAAACGAAACCGACACTACGAGgacgaagaggaggaagaggatgtaTGA